One window from the genome of Bufo bufo chromosome 4, aBufBuf1.1, whole genome shotgun sequence encodes:
- the POLR2D gene encoding DNA-directed RNA polymerase II subunit RPB4 yields MATGGAEARTGDVEEDASQLLFPKEFEIAETLLNSEVHMLLEHRKQQNESAEEEQELSEVFMKTLNYTARFSRFKNRETIASVRSLLLQKKLHRFELACLANLCPETADEAKALIPSLEGRFEEEELQQILDDIQTKRSFQY; encoded by the exons ATGGCTACTGGTGGCGCGGAGGCTCGCACGGGCGATGTGGAGGAGGACGCCTCTCAGTTACTCTTCCCGAAAG AGTTTGAGATCGCTGAGACGCTGCTGAATTCGGAGGTGCACATGTTGCTGGAGCACAGAAAACAACAGAATGAAAGCGCAGAAGAGGAACAGGAGTTATCTGAAGTCTTCATGAAGACGCTGAACTACACAGCCAGGTTCAGCCGCTTCAAGAACAGAGAAACAATCGCCAGTGTCAGAAG CCTGCTTTTACAGAAGAAGCTCCACAGGTTCGAGTTGGCTTGTTTAGCAAACCTGTGCCCCGAAACAGCAGATGAGGCAAAAGCTTTAATTCCCAG TCTTGAAGGCCGTTTTGAAGAAGAGGAGCTCCAGCAAATATTAGATGACATTCAGACAAAGAGAAGCTTTCAGTACTAA